From the genome of Aerococcus urinaehominis:
ATTTCAGGACTCGCAAAAAGGCGGGTGTGGGTACCAATCGCAACAACAAAAGGCTCAAAACTGCTGGCTGATTCAATAAAACGCTCAGCCGCCGAGTTGAGACAAGCAATTACTTGTTGGCGCATGGCATCGTCCGCTTGGTCCTTCATGATATAGTCCATGGCTTCTAAGTGGTATTTCATAGTAAAAGGAAGATAATTTTCAAATGCCGTTACGAAGGCAATTTTGCACAGGGGTTGCCTCTCCCTGAGTTGACGGGCAAGTTCCAGCCCGTTCATTTGGTCACCTAACTCGATATCAAGAAAATAAAGACAGTTATGGTCTTTGCCTTTTTCCATTGCTTGCGCTAGTACTTGGTAGCTATCTTGGCTGACCATGTCTAATTTTGCTGGGATATCTGCCATCAGCAGATAATTTTCTACCATTTTTTGTATTCTATCCCTTTGAAAGTCATTGTCTTCACAAATAATGATATCGAACATAAGCGTCCTCCTCTATAAAACTTATAGTCTATTTTACCATGAAATGAACTTTTTTCACCTGAAAAACTGGTCAATTCTACCAATGAGGTGTAAAAAAAGTCTCTTTAGGAGTGGTTGCCATTTTAGTCTTTTTTAAGTGCTAAAATAAGCATTATTTAATTGGGAGGATAAAGTCATGAAGTGTAAACATTTGTTAGCTAGTTTCCTAGCCCTATTGATGCTAGGTCAGCCTTTATTAGGGATGACTAGCGTCATGGCTAGCGAGACAAGTGAAGTAAGCAATGAATCTAGCCTAGATCAAAATCCAGAGCTTGAAGAGACTATCCAAGTTGATAATGGTGGGGCTGATAATGGTCAGGAAGAGACTAACCGGGCGGGCTCCAGCCAAGCAAGTCAGCCAACTAACCCGCAAGCAGAGGCGTCTAGTCAGTCGCACGCATCATCAGCTAGCTCATCAAGCGCATCAAGTTCAGCCAGCAAAGCGTCAAGTCAGTCATCATCAGCATCTAGTAAGGCCGAAGATAAACTACTAGATGGTCAAGATATTTTGTTGGTGATTGATGATGAGTTATTTTCAGGGAATAGTGAAGAAGCTAGGTTAATGTCTCAACAATCTAAGGAAATTGTTAACCATCTGACTAGCAACATGTCTGACCAAAATCGGATGATGGTAGCCTATACTTTTTATAACTATGGGACTGATCATTGTGTCATAGTACCTACTTATGCTGACATTGACAACAATTCTCCAGCAGCAGTTCAAAAAGAGTTGGATATGCTTTGGCAAGATAATAGAAGTCATGCAAAAAATCAGTCCCCGATTGATCAATACCGTCAGTTAAGCAATCATTCCAAGAACCTGCAGGTTATCTTACTAACTAGAGGAAATACTCGTACTGGGTTAATAAACCCTTACCTAAATTTCAGCAAAAACGCCAATATTAAGGGTGTTGAAACAGATGTTACCGCGGTGCAATTTGCCGTTAGAGGTAAAGACAAGCAGGGCGATGATAATTTTGACAAGAATATTTCAGCTGTCTATAAAAACTATGTCAACCAAGGTGTTGAGCCCGTGGTGATTGACCCTTACCAATACGCTAGCCAGCGCGAGGGTTATTTACAAGCTATCTTGTCAGACGTTTATGGCAGTGACTTCACAATTACAGCAGGGGCTCAGTCAACTAACAAGAAAAAAGAGTCTGGTAGCAGCACTAAACAGTCAGGCCAAGACCAAACATCTCAAGGGTCTGGGGAAAGCCAAGATAATCCAGCTGGGCACCAAGATGAAGGTGACGAATCATCAACAAATGATGAAAATAGTCAAGCCAGCGGGGACCAATCTAATGATGGGGGTAGCTTCATAGACAAGCTTATCTTTGAAGATAACTCAGAAACGACCACGAATAACCAGGATAAGAAATCATGGTTCTTCTATGACGATGATTCAACGACTAACAATAGTTTCGGTGACCGTATTTACAACTTTATCACTGAACCAGTTGAAGATGAGAGCCAGGGAAATTCAGGTGGGTCTAGCTACTATAAGACGGATAATAGACACCCTAATAAGAAAAATGATGACAGTTTACCGCATACAGGTACCAGACGGGTACGTAAAGAGGTCTACATTGTCGCTATTATCCTGCTTGCAGGTGGCGGCTACTTGATTTATCGCAAAAAGGCAGGTAAAGCTGACCAAGAATAATACTAAAAGCCGGCAAACGCCGGCTTTATTTATAGTATAGAGAGGATATAAGCTAATGAAAATAAAAATTTTTCTAGTCCTGTTAACAGCCAGCCTGCTAGCAGCTTGCGGGGACTCAGGCCAAGGGACAGGCCTAACAGACCAGGAGGGAAATACGATACAGGTAGGCGATAGCTTCTTGGCTCTAGCTGAAGATTTAAATGTGCAACAGGCCGATCAGATGGCAGCTGAATTAGCGGTTAACGATATCCCTGACCACCACCGTTATGTAGTGACCCGACAAAAAATGGCTGATTTACTAGTAGATATTGATACCTCTATTCCGGTTTACTCATCGGCTAGTTTGACGATTGAAGAGGTAGGTCAGGAATTAAATGTTGAAGTGGTTAATCCGGAAAACTTTACCATGGTGGACGAAACGACCTTTGAGAGTGCTGTTTTAAATACCGGCATTGATAATATGACGGTTAGGGTAGCGGCACCTAGCCCGGTAACGGGTGAGGGCGGTCTAGCTGGCTTTTATGTGATTTTAGAAAATCTAGGACTGGGCAATCCCGAGGCCTATCAAATGACTAATGACCAATTACTCTTATCCAGTCGTCTAGGGGAGTCGACCTCCTATGCATTAATTGATTTAAATCGTTTCTTTGCACAATTACGCCTAGCAATTAACCAGGCCCTAGCTCAAAACCCAGATTTTAACGATAATGACCTTCAGAGGATTCTATCTGACTGGTCTACAGACTATGGTTTCCGCTTTAAAGCTGATGACCGGACGGCCATTTTGAGTTATTTACGCAAGTATGTCGACCTATCGCCTGAATTAGAGGTATCAGATGAACAGTTAGAGAATTTTATCAATGACCATCCTGCCAGCCACTCTGATGATGACCAAGGACGTGATACTGGAACAGCGGCTAGTCAGCACTTTGTCTACCAATTGAGGGATGATGAGCTAGCAGTTATGGGTTATATGATGCGGTTATTGGCTGATGATCCGGAAGCTAGATTTAAATTATCAAAAATGATTAACGATGGGGTAGTGGGATTCTCCTATTGGGAGGAAAAAGCTTATTACGAAATTGGCAATCTTAATGTCTATAATACTTTTCCAATCAAAGTAACAGGTGACCAGGTGATTACCGATCGATTTACGGATCCAGGTAAGCAACACTTGTCCACTGCTGAAGCAATCCAGGAGCCTTTTGAAAACCCTGAATCAATGAAAATTTATAGCTATGCAGATTTAGTAGCCTTTGCTGATCGTACCGGGCTAACCAGAGAGGATATTCAAATTTTCATCAATAATAGTCAGGGTAACTAAATTAAAAAAGGGCCTACTTTAGATATCGCTGCTTCTTCAACTTGTGAGTCAAATCACGGTTAGTTATAATAGATGAATACTAAAAGATTAGCAGATAAAGAGGAGATGATGGGATGAGCCAGCAGGAGATATTTGAGCTTTATAATTCAGCTGATCAATTGGATAAAGAGCGGGTAGTTGATACTGAATGGGCTGCTTTACTGAACCAGTATGTGCTGGCAGCTATCAACCTCTATGATGTGATAAAAGTAGCTGACTTAATTGGCAGCTATAACGACCATCATGACAGCTTATTAAGTGTCTCGACTTTTAAACAGGCTATTCTGCCCTTTATTTTGCAAGAAAAGAATTATTTCTTTTTTGAGGACAAGCTGGCCCATATCTATTACTTAGACCTGCCACAACTTATTGATCGGGTAATAGCTAGTCAGCAGGCCTATCCGCCTTACCGCCCCAGCTTAGCTGAATTTTTAAACTACCAAGATGAGACTTATAGTGATAATCCCCACCAAAATCGGCTGGTGACCTTTCTTAACCAGGACCAAGGCCTGGCCAGGGTTGATGCTAAGAAATTAGCCCGCTTGGTCCAGTCTGATATTATTGCTAGGGAGCCAGTTGAGGAATCGCTTTCTATGCTGGAGGTAGCTGGTTGTGATTTTAGTCAGGGCCAAGCCCTGAGTCAGTTTTCTGATATTTACCGTGATTTAGTTGACTTTGAACGGCGCTTTTACTGGCATGGCCAGCGTCTAAATGATATTAAGGCCAATCAAGTTGAGGTAACGACTGAAGGGGTTGGACCTAGCCAATTAGAGACCAGCGATCCCTGTCCGTGTGGATCGGGAGCGACCTTTATGCAGTGCTGTTTGCCTAATATGTTTAACCAAACAGCTCTGTTACCTGAATCGGATATCTATCTCTTCTATGCCATGTGGTTAAAACTGATAGCTTGGATTAATGACCACCACCATATTGTTGACGCTAGCCGTCAACAAATCTTGACCAAGGTGGGCCAGGACCGCCATGTTTACCAAATTCGCCAGTTTATGTGGGCCCATCCTGAGCTTATTTTGGACTACCTAGCTAGTGGTGAAGTTCAGGACCAGGAAAATCGCGATATTCTCCAGTCTTGGTATGATCACCACCTGCCAGGACATTTCTATCTAGGTCGCTATAGTGAGCGGGCTGCCCTCTTTATGGGACGTGACCACCAAGGCCAGGACCGTATTTTTGCTGTTCGTAATAATGGCGATAATTTAGGTGGTTTTGTGGGTCCGGCGCCCCTATTAGTAGGAACGGTCTTGCTACCCTTTAAAGGAGAGATTATTTACGATTCAATTATTGGCCATCCCGACCAACCTGGCCAAGATCGTGCCCCAGGCTATGATTTAAATCAGTTTGAGTGTTTGCTAGCGCAAGGCATTATAACTCATTTTAATTAATATTTTACTCCGAGCTGAAAGAGGGCCTTTAAAATGAAATCTTGTGATCGGGCGGGCTATATCTCTCGTCCTGATGGGAGTCAAATTTATTTTCGCCAGGTCGGCCAGGGAGCCCCGCTCGTCTTCCTTCATGGTAACGGTGGCTCTAGCCGCTATTTTAAACACCAAGTTGACACACTTAGTCGCTATTACCAGCTGATTTTTATGGATAGCCGCGGTCAAGGTCGGTCAACCAACCAGCAAGACTATTTAGATTTTAATTTGATGGCCGATGATCTGGCTGCCTTGTTAGATTATTTAGCTGTGAAGCAGGTCTTGCTGGTTGGCTTTTCTGATGGCGCTAATCTAGCCTTGATGTTTAGCTACCGCTATCCTAGTCGAGTTCGCGGTCAGGTGCTTAATGCGGGTAATTTAAAATTTGCTGGTTTAAAGTGGTTAGATCAGGCCCTAGTTGCTTTGGAAGTTGGTCTTTTTAGGGTCTTGGCAAGTTTTAGCACTTGGGCAGCGGCTAACTTTGAGGTGAGTAAACTGATGACCAGAGACCTACCGCTATCCTGGGCGGATTTGACTGAAATCCGTGTACCAAGTCTAGTTTTGATTGGGTCACGTGATGTGGTGACCTATCGCCATGCCTTGGCAATGACTAGGTTTTTAGATCAGGGTTATTTGCTAGCGGTTTCAGGACAGGGTCATCATTTTGCCCAAAAACAGGCCGATTTATTTAATGGCTTGGTATTAAAATTTTTTAAGAGAACTGTTGATGAATGCGGGTCCCAGTCCAGTGACCAGCGTGGCTCGTTCATATATAAATAAGGAGGGTAATAGACATGCGGATAGAAGATTTAGCTTATTTTAGAAAAATGGCCGAGGTAGGTTCTATTACCCAGGCGGCTCAGGCACTTTTTATTTCCCAGCCATCCTTGTCTAATGCGATGCAGAAGTTAGAAGAGGAGCTAGGCTTGACCCTCTTTATTCGTAGTCAAAAGGGGATTAGTCTGACAGAGACTGGTGAAGAGTTCCTCCAGTATGCCAACCAGGTTTTAGAGCAGTTTGACCTACTGCAGCGTCGTTATTCTGGCCAAGCCCACCGCCAGCAAATTTTTAAAGTAGCCACCCACCACTATGCCTTTGTGGTTGATGCCTTTGCTCGCTTACTGAAGCGTTATGAGGATACAGACTACCAGGCCTCTTTGTGGGAGCTGAGAACCTGGGAGGTTCTAGATGAAGTAATTAATCTCAAAAGTGAAATTGGGGTCATTTACCGGTCCAACTATAATCAACGGATTATTGATAAGGCCTTAAAGGATAATAATCTAAGCTTTCACAGCCTGATTAAAACCCGGCCCCATGTCTTTATCTACCGCGACCATCCCTTGGCTAATCAAGCTCAAGTAACTTTTGAGGATTTAGCGGCTTACCCGCGTTTGAATTTTGAACAGGGCCAGCACAACTCTTTTTATTATTGGGAAGAGGTTCATGCTGAGTATGATAGTCCAAAAACCATTACCGTTTCCGATCGGGCCACCATTTTTAACCTGATGATTGGTCTCAATGGCTACACCATTTCTTCTGGTATTATCAATGAAGACCTCAATGGGCCCAATATTATCGCCGTGCCTTTAGTGTCAGATGAAGTGATTGAAATTGGCTATATTACTAACAATTTCCATCAGCTTAATCCGATTGCCGAAGAATTTATTGATATTTTGATTGCCTGCGTCAATGGTGATGTTAACTAGTAAAGCAAGCCCTACTTCTAACAAGCTAAAAATAAAAGGGCTGGGATTATCGTCCCAGCCTCTAAGATTCCTATGACCAGATTAGATATCTGGTTTTTATTTTGAGCTGCTTTCCATTGGTCCTGGATAGGCAGGAGAGCCTTCCGAAACATTGGTCACATTGTAGCCATGTTGGCTAAGGATTTGGCAAGCTTCTTTAGATTTAATCGATTTTTGACAGATGATGTAGTAGTGTTGGTCTTTATCAAACTGGTCCAAGCTATCAGGGATTTGTGATAGGGGAATATGAATTGCCCCAGGCACATGTCCTTCATCGTAGAGTTCTTTGGTACGCACATCGACAATATTGATGTCCGCTTGACTAGTAACTAATTGATAAAGTTCTTGTGGGCTAATTTCCTTCATAAATAGAACCTCCTAGGCTTATTATTGTTATTATTTCCATTTTAAATAAAGCCTAATCGAAAGACTATTTTTTTGCTTGAAAGCGCATGCTTTGGTAAAGTTAATTTGTAGGGTAGCGTTAGTAAGTTTTTGTTGATTCTACTAGCTTAAATCTCGAGAGATAGAAGGGAATACTATGCCAAAAAATATTGAAATTCAAGATTATCGCTTAAAACCAGGCCAAACTCCTAATTTTGAGGATTTGAAGCAGTTCGAAGCTGACCAAGCCAGCCAGGATGAATTAAAAAATGAATTGTTGCCAGAATTAGTTGACCAGCTCTATGACTGGCATGTAAAGCTCCAAGCTGAGGAGAAACAAGCCATTGTTTTAGCTCTCCAAGCCTTGGATGCAGCTGGCAAGGATGAAATAATCACTTTTGTTTTCTCTCATTTGATGGCTCAAGGGTTGAAAGTAGCTGCTACTGGGAAACCGAGCGAAACGGACCAGGCCCATGATTTTTTATGGCGCCATTGGGATAAATTGCCGGAACGTGGTCAAATTGGGATTTTAAATCGGTCTTATTATGAGGACGTGGTGAGTCTGATTGTCCACGGTCCTGATGAGCAAGTGCCCATGAGCCACGATAGCTTGGAAGAGGAAGTAGACTTCCGTCTTCAGGCCATTCGTCACATGGAGGAATACCTTTATGATTCAGGTTTCCATGTGCTTAAACTTTTCCCTTATGTATCCCCAGCTGTTCAAAAAGAACGTCTGCTTGAACGGATGAAAAATGAAGACAAGCAATGGGAATTCTCCTTCTCAGACTTGAGCGACCGGGACAAGTGGGAGAAATTCCACCAGGCCTATGAATATATCTTACAGGAAACATCAACTGACAAGGCACCTTGGTATGTCTTGCCTGGTGATAATGCCTGGTTTACACGTTTTGTAGCTGGAAAAATTGTTTTGGCTGAGCTCAAGGAAATGAATCCACAATATCCGGAACTATCCGAAGAAGACCAAGAAAAGATTGATCAAGCGATTAAAGAGTTAGAACAAGATTAGATTTTTGAGCAAAGAGGGTGTGACAAAAGTCGCTAAACCTCCTCTAGGATACATTACATTGAGACAAGCTAAGTATAGCATAAAGGTATTTTTATACTTAAAAAGAGCATCTGCTAGCTGGTGCTAATTAACTGTTAATTTAAATTTTTAGCCAGCCTGATGTATATAGCTTAAAACTATGGATATCTATCAATAAATTAAATCACTCATTAAAATGTCCTATG
Proteins encoded in this window:
- a CDS encoding LytR/AlgR family response regulator transcription factor, which codes for MFDIIICEDNDFQRDRIQKMVENYLLMADIPAKLDMVSQDSYQVLAQAMEKGKDHNCLYFLDIELGDQMNGLELARQLRERQPLCKIAFVTAFENYLPFTMKYHLEAMDYIMKDQADDAMRQQVIACLNSAAERFIESASSFEPFVVAIGTHTRLFASPEINYFETLPAHRIRLVGTSDQIDFYDTLANIEENYPQFIRTHRSYLANIENIKLIDHKEKLVLFQNGDKIPLSRNRVKAVVKALTDYQKS
- a CDS encoding DUF1002 domain-containing protein; this translates as MKIKIFLVLLTASLLAACGDSGQGTGLTDQEGNTIQVGDSFLALAEDLNVQQADQMAAELAVNDIPDHHRYVVTRQKMADLLVDIDTSIPVYSSASLTIEEVGQELNVEVVNPENFTMVDETTFESAVLNTGIDNMTVRVAAPSPVTGEGGLAGFYVILENLGLGNPEAYQMTNDQLLLSSRLGESTSYALIDLNRFFAQLRLAINQALAQNPDFNDNDLQRILSDWSTDYGFRFKADDRTAILSYLRKYVDLSPELEVSDEQLENFINDHPASHSDDDQGRDTGTAASQHFVYQLRDDELAVMGYMMRLLADDPEARFKLSKMINDGVVGFSYWEEKAYYEIGNLNVYNTFPIKVTGDQVITDRFTDPGKQHLSTAEAIQEPFENPESMKIYSYADLVAFADRTGLTREDIQIFINNSQGN
- a CDS encoding alpha/beta fold hydrolase, with translation MKSCDRAGYISRPDGSQIYFRQVGQGAPLVFLHGNGGSSRYFKHQVDTLSRYYQLIFMDSRGQGRSTNQQDYLDFNLMADDLAALLDYLAVKQVLLVGFSDGANLALMFSYRYPSRVRGQVLNAGNLKFAGLKWLDQALVALEVGLFRVLASFSTWAAANFEVSKLMTRDLPLSWADLTEIRVPSLVLIGSRDVVTYRHALAMTRFLDQGYLLAVSGQGHHFAQKQADLFNGLVLKFFKRTVDECGSQSSDQRGSFIYK
- a CDS encoding SEC-C metal-binding domain-containing protein; its protein translation is MSQQEIFELYNSADQLDKERVVDTEWAALLNQYVLAAINLYDVIKVADLIGSYNDHHDSLLSVSTFKQAILPFILQEKNYFFFEDKLAHIYYLDLPQLIDRVIASQQAYPPYRPSLAEFLNYQDETYSDNPHQNRLVTFLNQDQGLARVDAKKLARLVQSDIIAREPVEESLSMLEVAGCDFSQGQALSQFSDIYRDLVDFERRFYWHGQRLNDIKANQVEVTTEGVGPSQLETSDPCPCGSGATFMQCCLPNMFNQTALLPESDIYLFYAMWLKLIAWINDHHHIVDASRQQILTKVGQDRHVYQIRQFMWAHPELILDYLASGEVQDQENRDILQSWYDHHLPGHFYLGRYSERAALFMGRDHQGQDRIFAVRNNGDNLGGFVGPAPLLVGTVLLPFKGEIIYDSIIGHPDQPGQDRAPGYDLNQFECLLAQGIITHFN
- a CDS encoding rhodanese-like domain-containing protein; this translates as MKEISPQELYQLVTSQADINIVDVRTKELYDEGHVPGAIHIPLSQIPDSLDQFDKDQHYYIICQKSIKSKEACQILSQHGYNVTNVSEGSPAYPGPMESSSK
- a CDS encoding LysR family transcriptional regulator; translated protein: MRIEDLAYFRKMAEVGSITQAAQALFISQPSLSNAMQKLEEELGLTLFIRSQKGISLTETGEEFLQYANQVLEQFDLLQRRYSGQAHRQQIFKVATHHYAFVVDAFARLLKRYEDTDYQASLWELRTWEVLDEVINLKSEIGVIYRSNYNQRIIDKALKDNNLSFHSLIKTRPHVFIYRDHPLANQAQVTFEDLAAYPRLNFEQGQHNSFYYWEEVHAEYDSPKTITVSDRATIFNLMIGLNGYTISSGIINEDLNGPNIIAVPLVSDEVIEIGYITNNFHQLNPIAEEFIDILIACVNGDVN
- a CDS encoding PPK2 family polyphosphate kinase: MPKNIEIQDYRLKPGQTPNFEDLKQFEADQASQDELKNELLPELVDQLYDWHVKLQAEEKQAIVLALQALDAAGKDEIITFVFSHLMAQGLKVAATGKPSETDQAHDFLWRHWDKLPERGQIGILNRSYYEDVVSLIVHGPDEQVPMSHDSLEEEVDFRLQAIRHMEEYLYDSGFHVLKLFPYVSPAVQKERLLERMKNEDKQWEFSFSDLSDRDKWEKFHQAYEYILQETSTDKAPWYVLPGDNAWFTRFVAGKIVLAELKEMNPQYPELSEEDQEKIDQAIKELEQD